One region of Rhodothermales bacterium genomic DNA includes:
- a CDS encoding bifunctional alpha/beta hydrolase/OsmC family protein: MRYENLTFENRDGQRLSARLDMPIEGAPRAYALFAHCFTCGKSLTAVGHISRALNRRGIAVLRFDFTGLGESEGDFADTTFSSNVEDLVDAAAFLERYDRGPAILVGHSLGGAAVLKAAAQLPSVRAVATIGAPHDPAHVTNLLGDAARRIETDGEADISLGGRSFTIRKSFLDDIEAQRVDDNLKTLGRALLIFHAPLDEIVGIENAALLFQAARHPKSFVSLDQADHLLSDEADSQYVGEVLAAWAGKYLAPAPAPAAGHEGDAHDARVTARVGREGYVTEITAQGHALVADEPVSLGGTDLGPSPYGLLAAALGACTSMTLRMYADRKNWPLEGVVTRLRHEKIHAEDCASCEQKTGKIDRIDREIELLGPLDDTQKTRLLEIADRCPVHRTLHTEVSVITTLAS; the protein is encoded by the coding sequence TGCCGATCGAGGGCGCGCCGCGTGCCTATGCGCTGTTCGCGCACTGCTTTACGTGCGGCAAGAGCCTCACCGCGGTCGGCCACATCAGCCGCGCGCTGAACCGGCGGGGCATCGCCGTGCTCCGGTTCGATTTTACCGGGCTGGGCGAAAGCGAGGGCGACTTCGCCGACACGACCTTTTCTTCCAACGTCGAGGACCTGGTCGACGCGGCGGCCTTCCTGGAACGGTACGACCGGGGGCCGGCCATCCTCGTCGGGCACTCCCTCGGCGGAGCCGCCGTGCTGAAGGCGGCCGCCCAGCTTCCTTCCGTCCGCGCGGTTGCGACCATCGGCGCGCCGCACGATCCGGCCCACGTGACCAATCTGCTGGGCGACGCCGCCCGGCGCATCGAAACCGATGGCGAGGCGGATATTTCCCTCGGCGGCCGGTCGTTCACGATCCGGAAATCGTTTCTGGACGACATCGAGGCGCAGCGGGTGGACGATAACCTGAAGACCCTGGGCCGGGCGCTACTGATTTTCCACGCGCCGCTGGATGAGATCGTCGGCATCGAGAACGCCGCGCTGCTTTTTCAGGCGGCGCGCCATCCCAAAAGCTTCGTCTCGCTCGATCAGGCGGATCACCTGCTGAGCGATGAGGCGGACTCGCAGTATGTGGGCGAGGTGCTCGCGGCCTGGGCTGGCAAGTACCTCGCGCCCGCGCCGGCGCCCGCCGCCGGCCACGAAGGCGACGCGCACGACGCCCGCGTGACGGCGCGCGTGGGCCGGGAAGGCTACGTGACGGAAATCACGGCGCAGGGCCACGCCCTCGTCGCCGACGAGCCGGTGTCGCTGGGCGGGACCGATCTCGGCCCGAGTCCGTACGGCCTCCTCGCCGCCGCCCTCGGCGCCTGCACGTCGATGACGCTGCGGATGTACGCCGACCGCAAGAACTGGCCGCTCGAAGGCGTCGTCACTCGCCTTCGCCACGAGAAGATCCACGCGGAGGATTGTGCTTCCTGCGAGCAGAAGACGGGGAAGATCGACCGGATCGACCGGGAGATCGAACTCCTCGGCCCCCTCGACGACACCCAGAAAACGCGTCTCCTCGAGATCGCCGACCGCTGCCCGGTTCATCGCACCCTCCACACCGAAGTATCCGTGATCACGACCCTCGCATCGTGA